The genomic region GCGCTCGGCTACGTGATGAAGGACCAGGCGCCGGAAGAGCTGCTGACGGCCGTGCGGCGCGTGGCCGCCGGCAAGCCCTACGTCAGCGCCGACACCGCCGAGCGCATCCTCGCCACGATGGGCACGGCCCACCGGCCGCAGCACGATCGCTCGCCGATCGACCGGCTGTCGGACCGCGAGCGCCACGTGCTGACGCTGATGGGCCGCGGCCTGGCGACGCGCGAGATCGCCGCGCAGCTCCAGCTCTCCGTGAAGACGATCGAGAGCCACTACGCGCACCTGAAGGAGAAGCTCGGCGCGCGCAACGGCCGCGAACTCACCCGGCTGGCCGTCACGTGGACGGAGGGCGGGCCGCACCTGGGGCCCATCGTGCCCCCCGTCCCCCCGAAGTAGCCGCGTCAGGCGGCGAGGCCGGTCAGGACACCTTCACGTCGATGGCCTGCGGACGCGCGGCCGGCGACTTGGGCATGTGGACCTTCAGCACGCCGTCCTTGAACTCGGCCGCGATCTTCTTGGCGTCCACGTCGACCGGCAGCGCCAGCCGGCGCTCGAACCGGCCATAGGCGCGCTCCACGCGGTGGAAGCGCTTGTTCTTCTCTTCCTTCTCCTGCCGGCGTTCGCCGCGCACGCTCAGCATCCCGTCGAGCACTTCGACCTTCACGTCCTCCGACTTCACCTCCGGCAGGTCGGCCTTGATCAGGAACTCGCCGTCGGTTTCCTGCACGTCCATCGCCGGCGTCCAGTCGGCGATCTCGGTGGTCTTCGCCCAGCCTTGCGGGCCGAAGAAGCGGTTCAGGCGAGCCGACACGTCCTCGAGCTCGCGAAAGGGATCCCACTGCGTCAGGTTCATGGCTCCTCCTCCGGTTCCACGGGAACCGGCCCGCGCCAGCGCGGGCCACCCCATCGTGCGGCGGCCGCCGGCCCGGGGCCATCCGGTCGGGTGGGTCTGGCGGTCGGGGATTCCCCGATGCGGCGCCGCCCGGGCTGCGGTAGAGTGAGCCCGGTCCGGCAGCCCGCCTCGCGTGCCGTGTCCGGGCGCCTCGCGCGCCGCGCCGGACCCGGTGCCCGACCATGGCCGCATCCACACCGCCTCTGGGCGGGGACCCTCACGCGGGACAGGCGCGGAGCGACCTCGCCGCCTACCAGGACTTCCTCGCGCAGTTGGGCGCCGCACTCCGCGCGCTCGGCGATCCGGACGAGGTCCTCCGCGTGGCCGCGGGCCTGCTCGGCCGTCATCTGCACGTGGCCCGCGCCTTCTACGCCGAGATCGAGGACGGGACGTGGGCCGTCATCCGCCACGACTACGCGGACGGCGTGCCGTCGATCGCCGGTCGCCTGCCCATCCGCGGTTCCGGCGCTCTGCCCGGGCTCGGCGTCGCGGAGCCGCTGGTCGTCGCCGACGTCGCCACCGACCGGCGCCTGGACGCCGAGGCGCGCGAGGCGCTGCGGACCCGAGGTGTCGGCGCCTTCATCACGCTGCCGTTCCTGACGGAGGGCCGATCGGTGGCGGCCCTGGCCGTGCACGATGCCAGGCCGCGTTCCTGGACCCCCCACGAGGCGGCCCTGGCCCGGGAGACCGCCGATCGCACGTGGTCGGCGCTCGGTCGCGCCAGGGCCGAGGCCGCCCTCCGCGAGAGCGAGCGGCGGTTCTCGATCATGCACGACCGCGCGCCCTTCGCGGCGGCGCTCACGCGGCGCGCCGACCGCCGGATCGTCCGCGTGAACGAGGCGTTCGTGCAGCTCTTCGGGTATGCCCGCGAGGAGCTGACCGGCCGGACGTCGGTCGAGGTCGGCCTCTCGCCGCCCGAGGCGCAGACGCAGGTCGCCGACGCGCTCGATGCGGAGGGCACCGTGCGGAACCTCGAGGTGCGCCGGCGGACCAAGGACGGCGCCGAGCTCACGGTGATGCTGTCGGTCGATGCGATCGGGAGCGGCGAGGACGGCCACCTGCTGTCGACGGTGGTCGACATCACCGACAAGAAGCGCACCGAGACGGCCCTGCGCGAGAGCGAGGCGCGCTACCGCCACCTCGTCGAGCACTCGGCCACCGGCGTGGTGGTCACCGACCTGTCCGGCGCGATCCTGGACGCCAACCCGGCGTTCGCCGGGCTCGTCGGCCGCGCGCCCGCCGATCTCCGCGGCGTCGCCCTGGCCTCGCTGATCCATTCCGAGGACCGGGACCCGCATGGCGCGCGCGTGGCCGCGTTCACGGGCGCCGAGGACGCGGCGTGCGACTGGGAGCATCGGCTGCTCGGTCGCGACGGGAAACCGGTGTGGGTGCGGATCGTGTGTCTCAAGGAGCGCGGCCCGAGCGGGCGCGTGGAGCGGATCGCGCGCTTCGTCATCGACATCAGCGAACGCAAGCGCACCGAGCGCGAACTGCGCGCCAGCCAGCAGCAGCGCCACGATCTGGCCGAGACGCTGCACCTGCTGCTGGAGACGGCCGCGCAGGGCATCCTGTCCATCGACGAACAGGGGCGTATCGTCTCGGCGAACCGGGCGGTCGAGACGATGTTCGGCTGGCCGGAAGGCACGCTGGCCGGGCGGCCCGTGGACGCCCTGGTGCCGCAGCCGGCGCGCGCGAGCCACGCGGCGCGCCGCGAGTCGTACTGGCGCGCGCCGGAACCGCGTGCGATGGGCCGCGGCCGGGATCTCCTCGGCCAGCGCGCCGACGGCACGACCTTCCCCGTGGAGGTCAGCCTGAACTACGTCATGACCAACGGCAGCGGACGGGCTGTCGCGTTCATCACCGACATCACGGAGCGCAAGTCGGCCGAGTCGGAGCTGGCCTCCGCGCACCGGGCGCTCCAGGCGCGCGCCGGCGAGCTCGAGCGGCAGACGGTGCAGCTCCGGCGCATGGCGGCCGAGCTGACGGTGGCCGAGCAGCGCGCGCGCGAAGCCCTGGCGCGCACGATGCACGACCACCTCCAGCAGCTGCTCTTCAGCACCAAGATCCAGTTGGATCGCCTGGAACGCCGGCTTGGCGAGCCGACGGCCGACCCGGCGCGTGACTTCGCGACCGTGCGCGGCGAGCTCGACGAGGCCATCGACGCGGCCCGTTCCCTGGCCGTCGAGATCTTCCCGCCGGTGCTGCACCGCCACGGCCTGCCGGGCGCGCTCGCGTGGCTGGCGTCATGGATGGAGGAGAAGTACCGGCTGGTCGTCCGACTCACCGCGGATGCCGCCGCCGACGTCAGCGACCGGGACGTGCGGGTGCTGGTGTTCGAGTCGGTGCGCGAACTGCTGTTCGACGTCGTCAAGCACGCCGGCGTCACGGCGGCCGCCGTCGATCTCGACATGACGCCCGACGACGAGATCCGCATCACGGTGCGGGATGAGGGCGTGGGCTTCGACCCCGACGCGGCGTTCCGATCGGACGGCCACGGCACCGGGCTCGGTCTCGTGCGGATCCGCGAGCGCGTCTCGGCGCTCGGCGGGCGCTTCGAGGTCGACAGTGCCCCGGGCCGCGGTTCCCGCTTCCGGCTGATCGTGCCTCGCGGGGGGAACTCCACGTCGGGCGAGGCGACAGGACCGCCGCTGCGGGCGACGTCGGCCGTTCGAGGGCGCGACCGGGCGCGCGGCACGGCCGTGCGCGTGCTCCTGGTGGACGACCACGCGGTGCTGCGTCAGGGATTGCGCGAGCTGCTGCGTGAGACGCCGGGCCTCGAGGTGGTCGGCGAGGCGGGCGATGGGCTCGAGGCCATCGAGCGGGCGCGCGCGCTCAGGCCCGACGCGATCGTGATGGACGTGTCGATGCCGGGCATGGACGGCGTGGAAGCGACCCGCCGGATCCTCGCGGAGCTGCCCGACGTCCGCATCTTCGGATTCTCCACGCACGAGCGGACCCGTCGTCTGCACGCGATCGAAGAGGCCGGCGCGGCCGGGTACTTCACGAAGGGCGTGGACGCCGCGGAGCTGGTTCGCCGCCTGCTCGACGCGCGCCGACCCGGCGAGGCGTCCGACGGCTGAGGGCGCGCCGACCCGGCTGGCCGCATCGGGGAGCACCCCATCCCGTCC from Vicinamibacterales bacterium harbors:
- a CDS encoding PAS domain S-box protein — encoded protein: MAASTPPLGGDPHAGQARSDLAAYQDFLAQLGAALRALGDPDEVLRVAAGLLGRHLHVARAFYAEIEDGTWAVIRHDYADGVPSIAGRLPIRGSGALPGLGVAEPLVVADVATDRRLDAEAREALRTRGVGAFITLPFLTEGRSVAALAVHDARPRSWTPHEAALARETADRTWSALGRARAEAALRESERRFSIMHDRAPFAAALTRRADRRIVRVNEAFVQLFGYAREELTGRTSVEVGLSPPEAQTQVADALDAEGTVRNLEVRRRTKDGAELTVMLSVDAIGSGEDGHLLSTVVDITDKKRTETALRESEARYRHLVEHSATGVVVTDLSGAILDANPAFAGLVGRAPADLRGVALASLIHSEDRDPHGARVAAFTGAEDAACDWEHRLLGRDGKPVWVRIVCLKERGPSGRVERIARFVIDISERKRTERELRASQQQRHDLAETLHLLLETAAQGILSIDEQGRIVSANRAVETMFGWPEGTLAGRPVDALVPQPARASHAARRESYWRAPEPRAMGRGRDLLGQRADGTTFPVEVSLNYVMTNGSGRAVAFITDITERKSAESELASAHRALQARAGELERQTVQLRRMAAELTVAEQRAREALARTMHDHLQQLLFSTKIQLDRLERRLGEPTADPARDFATVRGELDEAIDAARSLAVEIFPPVLHRHGLPGALAWLASWMEEKYRLVVRLTADAAADVSDRDVRVLVFESVRELLFDVVKHAGVTAAAVDLDMTPDDEIRITVRDEGVGFDPDAAFRSDGHGTGLGLVRIRERVSALGGRFEVDSAPGRGSRFRLIVPRGGNSTSGEATGPPLRATSAVRGRDRARGTAVRVLLVDDHAVLRQGLRELLRETPGLEVVGEAGDGLEAIERARALRPDAIVMDVSMPGMDGVEATRRILAELPDVRIFGFSTHERTRRLHAIEEAGAAGYFTKGVDAAELVRRLLDARRPGEASDG
- a CDS encoding response regulator transcription factor produces the protein MPASTSGEARRVVRVLVVDDHPVVRRGLAELIADAPDLVVTGQAGTIDDALSAAAKAPPDVAVVDLALGSESGLDLVQKLLARHPSVGVLVLSGYDERLYADHSLKAGALGYVMKDQAPEELLTAVRRVAAGKPYVSADTAERILATMGTAHRPQHDRSPIDRLSDRERHVLTLMGRGLATREIAAQLQLSVKTIESHYAHLKEKLGARNGRELTRLAVTWTEGGPHLGPIVPPVPPK
- a CDS encoding Hsp20/alpha crystallin family protein produces the protein MNLTQWDPFRELEDVSARLNRFFGPQGWAKTTEIADWTPAMDVQETDGEFLIKADLPEVKSEDVKVEVLDGMLSVRGERRQEKEEKNKRFHRVERAYGRFERRLALPVDVDAKKIAAEFKDGVLKVHMPKSPAARPQAIDVKVS